The genomic stretch CCCTCCTGTTGATTGTCCCTTCTAATGGCAAATTGAGCCTTATACCTCTCAACTGACCCATCAGCCTTCTGTTTAATCTTATATACCCACTTACAAGGGATGACTTTCTTCCCTGGAGGAAGAGGCACTATCTCCCAAGTGTTATTGGCTTCTAGGGCTTGAAACTCTTTCAACATGACATCCTGCCAAGCAGGATGGCCCACAGCTTAATGATAGAACTAAGGTTCTAGCAAACAAGCCTCATCAGATAAAAGAGAAGGTTCAAACTTAGAAACAGTGGTGCATACATAATCCTTCAAATAACTAGGAGTTTGATGTGGTCTCTGTGACCTCCTTAGAGGAAGATTAGAAgcagaagaagatgaagaaggaaaAGATTCTGAAGAGGGAGTAGGAGAAACAGATGTAGAGGAAGGAGTAGGATCAGGAGGAACTACAGGAGGAGGAGAAGCCGGGGAAGTAGAGAAAGAAGGGGAAAtaaatgagaagaagaagaagatgatgaaatatAGAATGGAAAAACATGCTCATGTAAAACTACATCCCTAGAATGAAAGATGACTAAGGAAGAAAGATTCAGTAGTTTGTAGGCCTTCTTTCCAGGACTATAACCAATAAAAACAGAGGAGATGGTTCTGGATTAAAATTTATCTCTATAAGGCTTTGGCATAGCAGCAAAAGCTAATTAAGCATCCAAATGTTCTGAGATGACTGAAAGAAGGAGAAGTACCATACAATAGCTGAAAAGGTGACTTATTTTATAGCAATGGGGAAGGGAATCTGTTTATTAGATAAGTAGCAGTCAAAACACATTTACCCCAATACTTGACAAGCAATTTAGATTGGAAAAGAAGAGCCCTTGCAGTTTCTAATAAATGCTTATGTTTCCTTTCTACAATACCATTTTGCTGAGGTGTGTGTGGACAGGAAGTTTGGTGGAGGATCCTTTGAGCAGAAAAGAAAGAAATTCCTCAGAACTAGAACCTAATTCAAAAGCATTGTCAGACCTAATAATTTTAACAAGACAACCAAATTGGGTTTGAATCATAAGGACAAAAGATTTAAGTATAGTAAGAACATTTGCTTTAGATGATAATAGATGAGTCCATATTGCTCTCATAAAATCATACACAAAAGTAATGAAGTATTTATATCCATTATAGGTTTGAGTGTGATAGGGTCCCCAAAGTCAACATGAACTAGTTGAAAAGGAGTAGAAGAATGAATGGTGCTTTTAGAAAATGGTAATCTTTGTTGCCTAGCCATGGGACAAATAGGGCACAAGAAGGACTGTTTCTTAGGTAGTTTATCAGATAGAAAAGgaatatttttcattttagaaaaaGGTAGATGACCCAACCTCAAAAGCAAATATGATCAAGAGAAAATGTAAAAGTAAAGTATGAGCAGTATTATTGGTTAATGAAGTAGACTCAAAATTAAAATTAGAACTACTGTTACTAGAATCATCAAGGATGGCAGTTATGGTATTTACAAATGGAGAATCACATGAATCAATGGGAGAAAGAGTATCTGAATGCAGAAGGTATAACCCTTTCTCAAGTCTACCAAGAACCAGTGGCTTCTTCAGAAAAGGGCCCTGCAACAAGATACAAGAAGTAGGTGTGAAAAGTGCATAACTAGTTAGGTGTAATAGAAATTCAGACAAAGAAATCAGATTATAATGAAAAGAAGGAACAAAAAGCACATTAGGAAGAGAAATATCAGAGGATAAAGAAAGTGTTCTAGTACAGGTTACTTTAACCTTGTAAACATTGGGAAGAGTTACAAAATAAGGAAAGGTTAGAGGTTTGATATCTCTAAGAAGTGATTTATAAGGTGGCATATGATTAGTAGCACCAGAGTTTATAATCCAAACACTACTCTCTATACTAGAGACACTGCAAGCAAGAATACCATCAAAACTAGTAGTAGTAGAGTTTATCATACCTGCAAAATTAGCAGACCCTGAAGAAAAATCTTGAGCAGCAGAGGAGACCTTAGACTGTTGGATAAGAGaaatgagttggtcatattgTTCCTTAGTCAACAAATGGCCTCCAACATCAGTCTGAATCACTTTAGAACTATCAGTTTCAAAATTCTCAGAATGCCCTGCCATCTGAGAATGCCCTGCCATTTGAGAGTCACAAACTTGAGCACATGCAACATTTCTCCTTAGTCTGATTTCAGAGCCAGTTGGATAGCCATGTAGTTTATAACACTTCTCAATGGATAACCAGGTTTTTTACAATACTTGCAAATCAGGTTAGAATTAAATTTCCTAGAAGGATCAAAATTGACTCTCTGATTGTATGGTTTTTGAACTCCAGTAGAAATTGGTTTCTAAACTGCAGTAGTAAATGATGCAGACTCTAAACTGAAAGAGGGAATTGAATTTTTAGCATCTGCCTGACTCTCATCTTCAATCAGAATTGCATACACAGTATCTATATTTGGAAGAGGCTTCATCATCAAAATATTTCTTCTCACGTTAGAGTAGTTCTCATTTAAACCCATTAGAAATTGGTGGACCTTTTGGTCTTCTTCTATCTTCTGAAAGGCTTCCTTGCACCCACACACACAAGGAGGATAGGATATAGAGAATGTTAGCTCATCCCAGAGTTTCTTAATCCTATTGAAGTAAGATGATATGTTGGAAGATCCTTGAGAGATGGAAGAAATTTCCTTGCGTATCTGAAACATTTTACTCCCATTTGGCTTTCCATAACACTACTCTATTTTCTTCCATAATTTTTCAGCTGATTCTGTGTACATAATACTCTCTCTAATTTCCATGTCCAAACTATTCAAAATCCAAGCAGTAACCATATCATTACATCTACACCAAGGCTCATACAAAGGGGAGTCTACACTGGGTTTAAGAATCATCCCATTAATCAATCCTAGCTTGTATTTACATGAGAGACCTATCAGCAATCCTCTATGCCAACTTCCATAACCCAAACTATTGAATGTAGTAGCAACAATAACAGTTCCAGGAGAATCGGATGGATACAGATACAGTGGGTGCAAAGGTTCTACAGTAGAAATAGTGGACTCATATGATGTAAATAATACACTTATATTCGAAATACCGCTAGTAGTACTCAACGTAATTGTtgaattagggtttcagaaattTTGAAAGCTAGCAACAATTAATCACAATCAACCAAGTAAAGAGGAAGAAACAGTACCAAAATTCCTCAGTAGAACAGAAAAGGAAGAGATGCAAGCTAAATTCATTGTGAAAAACAAAAAATGGAGCTCTGATGCACCCATCACCGGAAAAAGCAGAACGTGGAGAATCTGACCCCAAGGGTACTATCGGACGAACCGTAGTGTTGTAATCTATAGAGCTCTAGGCTCTGACACCATGTTAACATTTGAAATCGAGATTATTTGTGGAAATTTGTGAAAGAAAACCCTAACTGTTAGATGAAGTGTGAAGAATAGTAGAGAAAAAAATATCGGATAAATTTTATTGATGCAATATCAAAAATGAAATTACACACGTGTGAAGTAAAAGTTCAAACTACATATACAGAATATATATTTACATCTGGATCGGTTGTCAGAccataaataaaaaataagagaTTTTTACTTAAAAACTATTCTCATAAATAATAGTAGGCTTTGTTTATTCCAAAAAACAGcacatttttttacttttttagcactttcacattgatagctccatTAACTAAGGGATCCCTCTACGTTAATATACTTTTTACTACATTTCCTTTTCTCTCACTCTTctataatttctttttttttccttccataAATAATACTTACCAAAATATATCAAAGATTCTGAAAGAAGAATATCTCAAAAATAATTCCCTCTGCACAATgagaattttagtattttttttttctttttgagttttaaaatttttatgtacaattttattttaactcaaaatatatatttaatatatttCATGTATATTATATTGTGACAATTTACAATGTAAATATTCCATCAATATgtcatatatatacacacacacacacacacatatatatatatatatatatatatatatatatatatatatatatatattcattttacaccaggatcagggtaggtgggcggtagtccgcacggccatccagatctagctgcttcagtacctttgaaggttggcggtagtccgcacgaccaataaagattcgaaatatacggaaattctattatagtttaatgaatgtatggaaggatctatatccttttacccaagcctggggcctgtctaggtccgatacatactcttattgagcccatgtgtctagcagttctaactgtgagagggatagcccttttgacaacttcagcgggctttaatgtcacagctggctagacgtagccactaaggtaAAGCCAATAAGAGCagtaccagagtcgactgtaccaccatcttggaaccaagccaagaaactatattaaaatttctttatattttgaaagagtctggattcttcatggttaatatgcaaaagaaattagttcttcaacatagatatgaatccgtttagccggacatagtcacgatTGGGGAGAGAAACTAAGTATTTAAAATACTAtctaaagaaataaaataaatacctttaagGCCGGGACGCAAGGCCCTAAAGATGAAGGTTGAACTTCAAACTTTATTTACTTCAACTGAGTTACAAAATAAACTAAGTATTTACAATGGAGAaggtttagagagagagaggagagagagaggGTTCCGACTCTtgcttcttcaaatgaagaagtcttctatataaagagagagaaaaagaatcTAAAACGGTAAATTTGGTCCCCCATttgggtccctacacagtgtttctactgttgttgaacagtgtttctactgtagATAAACAGTGAATCTACTGTTGAGTGGGTCCTGGCAGCTGGTAAGCTGTCAAGTCTTTTTCTTGTCCAGATTTTGTATTTGTTGGAGGAAATCTTCCACCTTTTCTATATCTTTGTCAGATAGTATCATCTCTGGTTGTGTTGGTTGTGAATCTTCTTCTACGATATCATCACCACTTGTTTCACTTCGCATTGATGTGTCTGACTTTTCGCACTGATCTAGTGTCTGAAGCAagtttctttttacttcttccaaGTATTGGTTTATTAAATCAATTTTatctccttcttgaattgagatccttcgagcaatatgtttaactGTGCTATCTtctatcatcttcttctgaggGGTCGTTgaatatatttggatttgtgttTTAACGGAATCCAATAACTCCTGTCCATATAATGTATTTGTTTTGGGATCCTTCTTCATTAATTTATCCCAGAAATTATTGTAGAATACCCTGTATAAGGAAGGGATTTGTTCTTCTGTGAAACCCAATTCAGGAGTCCATTTATGAATTCAAGGGATcgagaattcaataaagaaataaatttGATCTATTTTATCGAGTTAGATGATATCATCTGCGTGATATAATTCTGTTAGAACCAGAGAAATTTttgcccattctttgtataattGAAGAAATGGTTCAAGCAAGATTTTAATTgtgggaccgtggtatgaccaccaattTAAGAACCAGTTAGGAATAGGGTTTGCAAAAATCTTTGCACACACCTTAATAAACCAAGTGTGTTTATGTCGTTCGTTATTATAATAAAGAACCATGTCGAACGCCTGGATATAATCCCAATATGTAAAGTTCATGGCTGATTTGTTAAGGCTGATCTACCTTTATTTCATTGTAGAAAttccccattcttcaacagatataatctgtttgataatgattttggagaagttataaacgttctcatttgtgttataacctgaaaagtgcaggaattctgcactacctgtactggtTAAAATAGTTTCATAATAAGTGCgagttttatatgattcacccgggtagTATAATCCGTTAATCAGGtatctctggaatatcttccatggttcatTTTTTCTCTGAATCTTAGAATTTTCTAGGAGAAATATCATTTTtttctttggtaatttttcgtaTGACTTGATATCCTCGTTGTCTTCttctttagcaattgaagcaaaagtatcactttgccTTTTGGATGCCAAATAAGCTTGCAGATGTCCATATAAGGgactatcttctggaatatcatcTAGATGTATAGAATGACCTGGTGATTCACCTGTATGAGGTATTTTGGAGTTTATCAAACtcctttttcctctttgtattactggagaatttgatgaggatccgtcTAACGATCCTTGAGAATAAGACTTACTAGAGGAATATCTTCCTCTACCTCTGCCCCTGGTGGCCCATGAAGAGTCCATTCTACATAAATAGCAAGTCATTAGTAATTACAAAAGATATCAGAATTCTATTGCTGATATAATCCTGGCTGGGGAATtcattttcaaattgttgaagaataTTAGTAATAGCTTTAAGACTAGAGTATTCTTCTTCAATATCTTTAATAATGTCATCCACAATTTTATCATGTATGAGACCCTGTAAGTCTCTGtttaaattaattactttaagaatagtgattaATACTTTATCACCTAAAGTCACGGGATAATAACTCATACTTAatctaaatattcccgggataggAAATttggaagggaattatcaattccttttttgtattgtatttcaaaatcgaaaggcgccagctgagcctgccatctagcaaatattagtttagaagcatcgtgcttaaaatctttgtcaaacatatatttaacagattgagcatcagtttttatcaaaatttTTTGGTTATAcaagtcgtcttgaaattttagaACACATTTAACGATTGTTaacatttcatgagccacagtagcatattttttctgggcttcggtccatttatcagagtgaaatcttatcaggtattcactcttaatgttgggattcacttgttttaaaatctcTCCATAgccaacattagacgcatctgtctcgataattTTTTTTCCATATAGGATtagcaagggttaaacaaggtaaagatttaacagaccttgccagatgaatgctgaactAGTTGAATTCTACA from Nicotiana sylvestris chromosome 12, ASM39365v2, whole genome shotgun sequence encodes the following:
- the LOC138882776 gene encoding uncharacterized protein, producing the protein MFQIRKEISSISQGSSNISSYFNRIKKLWDELTFSISYPPCVCGCKEAFQKIEEDQKVHQFLMGLNENYSNVRRNILMMKPLPNIDTVYAILIEDESQADAKNSIPSFSLESASFTTAV